TTTCTCAGTATTGACCGCATTCGGATCAGCCCTGTTCCTGATCAGGAGTTCCCAGATTTCGGATGCGTCCATCTGGTAGAAAGAGGGGTTGGCTCTGCCCAGATAATGCAGGGCAGTATTTCCTTCACAGTCAACAGCAGAAGCGCATGCTCCGCAGGCAATAAGGGTTTTCGCTTTAGCCAGATCCCAGCGGCTGAGTGCATGCAGCAGCGGAGTCCTGCCCTTCGAATCCCTGGCCTCCAGGTCTAGCCCCTGACCGGCCAGGAATTTTACCAGTTCCGCGTCGCACAGGTGAAGGGCTGTCTCTCCTGTCGAGTTTCTGGCAAAAGGATCGGCACCCTGATCGATCAACTGCCGCACCGTGCCTGGAGATGAACAGCAGGCATGAAGCAGTGGTGTGTTGCCTTCCCTGTCGGCTGCATTCACGTCTGCACCGGCACTGATAAGTAAGGCGGCCTCTACGCTCCCCTGAAATTCGTTGACCAGCATCAGCGGTGTCAGGCCGCTGCTGTCTGAAAGATTGGGGTCAGCGCCATAGTTCAGCAGCAGCCGGACCAGGGCGGGATCGTTCCTGTAATGATAGTGTCCGTATCTTAAACTGCAGGGATTGTTCATCACGCTGAGCAATGCAGTCGCACCGTTTTTATTGCGCTGATTCACCGAAACCTCGCGGGACAGCATCAGCCCGGCGATCCTGCAGTTCCTGGTCAGCATCAGGGACGTATTGCCGTCCTGATCCACTGAGTTCACATCCGCCCCGCAGGACAGGAGATAGACGAACGACTCATACTTGTTGGCTGCCAGAGTAAGCAGATAAGGGTTGCCGTCCGAATTCACTGCATTGACGTCCAGGCCATTGGAGACAAGTTTTCTGAGCATTTCGCAGCCTTCGATGGCTTTCAGGGGAATCATCTTACCCGCTGATCCGGTTTCTTTGATTCTCTGCAGGACTTTTTTAAAGGTCGCTTCATTGTGTGCGGCTGCTGCATGATGGAGCCCTGGCCCAGGGTGCCGTTCCAGGAGCAGGTCGACGACAGTGCGGGCTGAGTATCTAGCCAGGGCGATGTACAGTGCGTCTTTCCCCTCTACATCGACCAGGGAAGGATCACCGCCGTATCGCAGCAGCAGCCTGATATCCTCCTCTTCGCAATATCCCTCTGCCGCAATCTGCATCGGCGTCTCCAGCGTGCCCGGCAGCCGCAGGTTCGGGTCAGCGCCTGCCCTGAGCAGCATCTCCAGGCAGCAGCAATGGCCATTCATCATGTTTGAAGTCAAAGCGCAATTGGAATATATCTTTCCCTCATAATTATCGGTGTAACTCAGATTCGGATCAGCTCCGTATCTCAAGAGCAACTGGGCCAGCGGTTTGCCGTTGCTGCCAAAGCAGCAGACTTCCATCAGAGGAGATGGCGACCTTCTTCCCTGAAATTCTCCCCCGAAATCAGGATCAGCCCCTGTCTTCAGCAGCAGTTCGACGATCTCCAGCTTGTCACCCTCCCTCCGGTTCGCGCAGGCCATGAAGAGGGGGGAATGGCCGTGGAAATAGTAATCCACTCCGAAATTGAGATTCTCTTTCGTGACTGAGAGCAGGGCCTGCAGTTCGGCAGTACTGGAATGGAGAACTGCGTCCAGGATAGCCTTCCTCGAATCCTGTGCCTGCAATCCGAAACAGTTGATGAAAAAAATCAGAGCCAGCAGTCTGGTCATGGACATCTCCTGTTCCAGTTTCATGATTCAGGTAATCCTACTCTCTTCAATCCCATTTAATCATGACACTAAACCTTCAAATCCTGTCTGCTGCCGGTCAGAGCCAGGCTGCCGTATGCTTGTGAGTTTTATCAGGAGTGGTTACGACCTGTAAACCGGAACCGTCTGCTTTGATTCTGCAAATCTCCATGGTCCTCGATGGTTTGACAGGCATGGAAAAAATGATGCATTTTCCGTCAGGAGAAAAACGCGGATTCATAACCGCTGTATATGGTTCATATGGGAACTTGTAAACTTCGTGAAGGCCTGTGCCGTCAATCTGCACGATGGAGATCAGGTTCTGCTTGCCGGAAAGTCCTTTGAAGACAATTTCCCTGCCGTCCGCTGAAACGCTTAGATACTCGCAGGAATACATATCTTGAAGGTCAATGATCCTTGTTTCTGATGTTGTTTTCAGGTTATAGGAACTCAATCCGAATCTCCCTTTTCTAATGCAGGAAAAAACGATTGTGTCGTTACTGGAAAAACAGGAGAAGCCTTTAAATCCGCCTAAGCAGCATTCCGCAATCATGGTTACCCCGGTGCCGTCGGAATTGATCAGATAAATTGAAGCGCGGAAATTTGACATTCCTGTGAAGCAGATTTTTTTCCCGTCCGGTGAAAATCTGGCATCACTAGGGAAGAGGTTTTCGTGATCCAGGATTGTCACAATATTACTGCCTTTTTTCAAATTCAGGATGCATTTATCGTTTTGCTTTTCAGACGGACAGGTCGAAAAAACTATGCTCCCGTCACCCGAAACATCGAAACCGAAAAGTCCGGTTTTACTTTCAAAAAGTGTGGTGACTTTTCCGTTTTCAGGGTCCAGAGATTTGATTGTATCCATTGTAGTGTCAAACTCTTCAGCACTGTAGTAAATCATTGATTTTTCAGCTGCTTCGCCTTCGTACGGCGGCCTGGCCAGGAAAATAACCAGTATCGCAATCCAGACAGCATTTTTTTTCATATCTCCCCCTAGACTGTTTTTGTCTTCAACTTACTTATACTTTTAAAACTTCAAGAACCTGTCAGAAACCTGTAAAACAAATGTAAATAAAATTTGTCGGATTTTTTTATTTTGATCGGCAATGGTATTATTTTATCATGATTTTATGGCGGCTCTATCTGCTCGGTTTATTACTGGGCCTTTCCTGTAAAGGAATTTCTTCAGTACCGGATACGCTGGAAAAAGCATTGTTCGAGCATTATGTGCT
The DNA window shown above is from Candidatus Wallbacteria bacterium and carries:
- a CDS encoding ankyrin repeat domain-containing protein, with amino-acid sequence MTRLLALIFFINCFGLQAQDSRKAILDAVLHSSTAELQALLSVTKENLNFGVDYYFHGHSPLFMACANRREGDKLEIVELLLKTGADPDFGGEFQGRRSPSPLMEVCCFGSNGKPLAQLLLRYGADPNLSYTDNYEGKIYSNCALTSNMMNGHCCCLEMLLRAGADPNLRLPGTLETPMQIAAEGYCEEEDIRLLLRYGGDPSLVDVEGKDALYIALARYSARTVVDLLLERHPGPGLHHAAAAHNEATFKKVLQRIKETGSAGKMIPLKAIEGCEMLRKLVSNGLDVNAVNSDGNPYLLTLAANKYESFVYLLSCGADVNSVDQDGNTSLMLTRNCRIAGLMLSREVSVNQRNKNGATALLSVMNNPCSLRYGHYHYRNDPALVRLLLNYGADPNLSDSSGLTPLMLVNEFQGSVEAALLISAGADVNAADREGNTPLLHACCSSPGTVRQLIDQGADPFARNSTGETALHLCDAELVKFLAGQGLDLEARDSKGRTPLLHALSRWDLAKAKTLIACGACASAVDCEGNTALHYLGRANPSFYQMDASEIWELLIRNRADPNAVNTEK